The Physeter macrocephalus isolate SW-GA unplaced genomic scaffold, ASM283717v5 random_285, whole genome shotgun sequence genome contains a region encoding:
- the LOC129391870 gene encoding 40S ribosomal protein S25-like encodes MPPKDDKKKKDAGKSAKKDKDPVNKSGGKAKKKKWSKGKVRDKLNNLVLFDKATYDKLCKEVPNYKLITPAVVSERLKIRGSLARAALQELLSKGLIKLVSKHRAQVI; translated from the coding sequence ATGCCGCCTAAGGAcgacaagaagaagaaagatgccGGAAAGTCGGCCAAGAAAGACAAAGACCCAGTGAACAAATCTGGGGGCAAGGCcaaaaagaagaagtggtccaaaGGCAAAGTTCGGGACAAGCTTAATAACCTAGTCTTGTTTGACAAAGCAACGTATGACAAACTCTGTAAAGAAGTTCCCAACTATAAGCTTATAACTCCAGCTGTCGTCTCTGAGAGACTGAAGATTCGTGGCTCCCTGGCCAGGGCAGCCCTGCAGGAACTGCTTAGTAAAGGACTTATTAAACTCGTTTCAAAGCACAGAGCTCAAGTAATTTAA